From the Primulina tabacum isolate GXHZ01 chromosome 3, ASM2559414v2, whole genome shotgun sequence genome, one window contains:
- the LOC142538926 gene encoding uncharacterized protein LOC142538926, giving the protein MLFFWNPSLYILSLFCFPQVTEQDIDHLQNFPVVPKCRYCGAWRFPHESPTFCCGSGKIQLTSPIIPSRLRDLFTDISCPSAISFRRKIRLYNSLFSFTSFVIRLDKDLASLNRGVYTFRVSGQVFHSLPPLVPSDDGPKYFQLYFWDSDNELRNRISVVGKEAVNESTMALLMDILKVNPYAQLLKRIKQYPSVKNLRLHICKDVSIDHRRYNSPSTDQVAAIWVEGNDNANIPYDRDIVVHAYDGHMHMIKPYFGCYDPLQYPLFFPYGDVGWQQHILKSGIDHSPAFFGNNLASTSGFPSLLQYVGGESRGEFMRNLI; this is encoded by the coding sequence ATGCTGTTTTTCTGGAATCCCTCATTGTATATTttatcacttttttgttttccTCAAGTTACCGAGCAGGACATCgatcacttgcagaattttccCGTGGTTCCAAAATGTCGCTATTGTGGAGCATGGAGGTTTCCACATGAATCCCCTACATTTTGTTGTGGTTCTGGCAAAATTCAGCTCACTTCCCCTATTATCCCGTCGCGTCTTCGTGATTTATTTACTGATATATCGTGTCCTTCAGCTATTTCGTTTCGCCGAAAAATTCGGTTGTATAATAGTTTgttttcattcacatcattcGTAATTCGCCTTGATAAAGATCTTGCGTCTCTTAATCGTGGAGTGTATACATTTCGTGTATCGGGACAGGTGTTTCATTCTTTGCCACCTCTTGTGCCCAGCGATGATGGTCCTAAATATTTCCAACTTTATTTTTGGGACAGTGACAATGAGCTGCGTAATAGAATATCTGTTGTTGGTAAAGAAGCCGTCAATGAATCTACCATGGCTTTGTTGATGGATATATTAAAAGTGAATCCCTATGCTCAGCTCCTAAAGAGGATTAAGCAATATCCTTCTGTAAAGAATCTGAGGTTGCATATTTGCAAAGATGTATCTATCGATCATAGGCGTTATAATAGCCCATCCACCGATCAGGTTGCTGCTATATGGGTGGAGGGTAATGACAATGCTAATATTCCTTATGACCGAGATATTGTTGTTCACGCATATGATGGACATATGCATATGATAAAACCTTACTTTGGCTGCTATGATCCACTACAATATCCGTTGTTTTTCCCCTATGGTGATGTTGGTTGGCAACAACACATTTTGAAATCTGGAATTGATCATAGTCCTGCTTTTTTTGGCAATAACTTGGCATCTACTTCTGGATTTCCTTCTCTTCTTCAGTATGTTGGCGGTGAAAGCCGAGGTGAGTTTATGAGAAATTTAATATAa
- the LOC142538359 gene encoding uncharacterized protein LOC142538359, with protein MVSCREYYCYRIQIRDNDSSILLYGGRLLQQYIVDMYIKLETTRLDYYRRNQTEIRSEMYQGIVDSVVGGETRGSEIGHRIVLPTSFIGGPRDMRKRYLDAIALVKAFGKPDLFLTITCNPEWKEIKENLFDGQVAHDRPDLVSRVFRSKLIDLKDQVLKKCIFGRVAAYVYVIEFQKRGLPHCHMLLILSTDSKISSPEMFDSYVVAEIPDENRFPKLFHLVTRHMMHGPCGLLDKKCPCMINGKCKSHYPRPFSDQSMQGRDGYPIYRRRNDGRIVEVRRRTLNSQWFVPYNPFLLYRYDCHINVEICSGLTAVKYLYKYIYKGHDKIYVNISSHDSGTYIDEIKAYQDARWVSALEAIWRIYEFDLNEISPPVINLPLHLPNKQCVTFWNNQDLQTALESDKIGKTMLTEYFETCCRDVEARKYLYSEFPQHCVWDRKTKAWNERRQRQVIGRVNSANPIEGERYYLRVLLLNIRGPISYDDLLTNGERKCFSFKEAAQCRRLLESDNTNFECLNEAISFHMPYALRRLFVTILVYCEPSDVRSLWDKFYNHLSEDFTRHGTAGDVEVLSETLVSVNSFLESMGKDICMYDLPRITTIPECSALKCSREILDELSISVSSDDLVGPLQLNAGQHMAYDLIMEHLDNNRSGVFFISGLGGTGKTFLYRALLSTVRSRSMIALATATSGVSASILPGGRTAHSRFKIPIELHENSFCAISKQSCLAELLRQAKLIIWDEAPMCKRFAIEAVDRTLQYLVGNNEAFGGKVVVLGGDFMQVLLVIPKATVRETIDGSLIKSYLYQSLQIITLTENMRARSDPQFCEFLLRIGKGVEPVDENGNIRLPSEMLINFSTESPELSEKRLIDYVYSELAVSYSSASYLTERAILATKNTHVDKLNEKIISLFPGVAKTFLSFDDATDDTQNFYPVEFLNSLTPNGLPPHTLMLKKNCPIMLLRNLDPSNGMCNGIRMVCRDFKDNVIQAEITIGHHAGKMVLIPRIPLSLAENEGYPFQFRRKQFPIRLCFAMTINKSQGQTIPIVGVYLPEPVFSHGQLYVALSRGVSMKFTKVLVKPDVNNGDDGTLTRNVVYKEVLAGLV; from the coding sequence ATGGTGTCATGCAGGGAGTATTATTGCTATCGGATACAAATCAGAGATAATGATTCATCTATTCTGTTATATGGTGGTAGACTGTTGCAACAATATATTGTTGATATGTACATTAAATTGGAGACAACTCGCCTCGACTACTACAGACGAAATCAAACAGAAATCAGATCAGAGATGTATCAAGGGATAGTCGACAGCGTTGTTGGTGGAGAGACCCGCGGTAGCGAGATTGGTCACCGTATTGTTCTCCCTACATCGTTTATTGGAGGCCCAAGAGATATGCGCAAAAGATATCTTGATGCTATTGCCTTGGTCAAAGCGTTTGGGAAACCAGACTTGTTTCTTACGATTACTTGCAATCCCGAATGGAaagaaattaaagaaaatcTATTTGATGGTCAAGTTGCCCATGATCGGCCGGATCTTGTTTCGCGAGTTTTTCGTTCGAAGTTGATTGATCTAAAAGACCAAGTCCTCAAAAAATGTATATTCGGCCGCGTTGCTGCATATGTTTATGTTATTGAATTCCAGAAACGAGGTCTGCCACATTGCCACATGCTTCTTATCTTATCCACTGATTCCAAGATTAGTTCGCCTGAAATGTTTGATTCATATGTTGTTGCTGAGATTCCGGATGAGAATCGTTTCCCAAAGCTCTTTCATTTGGTGACGAGGCATATGATGCATGGCCCGTGTGGCTTGCTGGACAAAAAATGTCCTTGTATGATAAATGGAAAATGCAAAAGCCATTATCCTCGTCCTTTTTCAGATCAATCAATGCAAGGGAGAGATGGGTATCCAATATACCGAAGAAGAAACGATGGAAGAATTGTTGAAGTCCGTCGTCGCACATTGAATTCACAGTGGTTTGTTCCATATAATCCATTTTTGTTGTATAGGTATGACTGTCATATAAACGTTGAGATTTGTTCCGGACTCACAGCTGTTAAATACCTTTACAAGTATATATATAAAGGTCATGACAAGATATATGTTAATATTTCATCGCACGATTCTGGAACATACATTGACGAGATCAAGGCATATCAAGATGCTCGGTGGGTCTCGGCTCTAGAGGCGATTTGGAGAATTTACGAGTTTGATTTGAATGAAATATCTCCGCCGGTCATAAATTTACCCCTTCACTTACCTAACAAACAATGTGTTACTTTCTGGAACAATCAAGATTTACAGACAGCGTTGGAATCTGACAAAATTGGCAAAACTATGTTGACCGAGTATTTTGAAACATGCTGCCGTGATGTGGAGgcaagaaaatatttgtatTCAGAATTTCCGCAGCATTGTGTCTGGGATAGAAAAACAAAGGCTTGGAATGAAAGAAGGCAGAGACAAGTTATCGGCCGTGTTAATTCTGCGAATCCAATTGAAGGAGAAAGGTATTATTTGCGTGTATTGTTGCTTAATATTCGTGGGCCAATTTCATATGATGATTTGCTCACAAATGGTGAGCGAAAGTGTTTTTCCTTCAAGGAAGCAGCACAATGTAGACGATTATTGGAATCTGACAATACTAATTTCGAGTGTTTAAATGAGGCTATAAGCTTTCATATGCCATATGCCTTGCGTCGATTGTTTGTGACAATTTTAGTGTATTGTGAGCCATCTGATGTCAGGAGCTTGTGGGATAAATTTTACAATCATTTATCTGAAGACTTCACAAGACATGGTACCGCTGGTGATGTAGAGGTGTTGAGTGAGACACTTGTATCTGTGAATTCTTTTCTTGAGAGTATGGGCAAGGATATTTGTATGTATGATTTGCCTAGAATCACAACCATACCGGAATGCTCCGCACTGAAATGCTCTAGAGAAATTCTAGACGAATTATCAATTAGTGTTTCATCAGACGATTTGGTTGGGCCCCTGCAACTTAATGCTGGTCAGCATATGGCTTATGATTTGATTATGGAGCATCTAGATAACAATAGGAGTGGTGTATTCTTTATCAGTGGTCTCGGTGGTACTGGGAAAACATTTTTATATCGTGCTCTTCTTTCAACAGTTCGCTCACGATCCATGATCGCTCTAGCAACAGCAACGTCAGGTGTTTCCGCATCTATTCTACCAGGTGGCCGGACAGCGCATTCGCGGTTTAAAATTCCCATTGAACTACATGAGAACAGCTTTTGTGCTATTTCAAAGCAGAGTTGCTTAGCAGAGTTGTTACGCCAggcaaaacttattatttgggACGAGGCTCCTATGTGTAAAAGATTTGCCATCGAGGCGGTTGATCGTACTTTACAATATCTTGTTGGGAATAACGAAGCTTTTGGTGGAAAAGTAGTTGTTTTAGGAGGTGATTTCATGCAAGTCTTGCTTGTTATTCCAAAAGCAACTGTTCGAGAAACCATCGATGGGAGCTTGATTAAATCGTACTTGTACCAATCGTTGCAGATAATAACATTGACCGAAAACATGCGTGCAAGGAGTGATCCTCAATTCTGCGAGTTTTTGTTGCGCATAGGTAAAGGTGTTGAACCAGTAGACGAAAATGGGAATATTCGTCTTCCAAGCGAGATGCTGATTAATTTTAGTACCGAATCTCCCGAGTTGTCCGAGAAAAGATTGATTGATTACGTTTATTCAGAACTTGCTGTTAGTTATTCCTCGGCTTCATATTTGACAGAGCGAGCCATTCTTGCAACAAAGAATACTCATGTTGACAAGTTAAacgaaaaaataatttcattgtTTCCTGGAGTTGCAAAAACTTTTCTAAGTTTTGATGATGCTACTGACGATACGCAAAATTTTTACCCGGTTGAGTTTTTGAATAGCTTAACACCCAACGGCTTACCTCCTCATACTTTGATGTTGAAAAAAAACTGTCCTATCATGCTCCTTCGAAATCTAGATCCATCTAATGGTATGTGTAATGGCATAAGAATGGTATGTAGAGACTTCAAAGACAATGTGATACAAGCAGAGATAACGATTGGTCATCATGCCGGAAAGATGGTATTAATACCTCGAATACCTTTGTCTCTGGCCGAGAACGAAGGATATCCATTTCAATTTAGACGAAAGCAATTCCCAATCCGGCTGTGTTTTGCCATGACCATTAACAAGTCTCAAGGCCAAACTATTCCAATTGTTGGTGTATATTTGCCCGAACCTGTTTTCTCACATGGTCAGTTATATGTTGCGCTGTCAAGAGGTGTTTCTATGAAATTTACAAAAGTATTGGTTAAACCAGATGTTAACAACGGAGATGATGGCACACTAACAAGAAACGTCGTATACAAAGAAGTACTTGCTGGCCTTGTTTGA